In one Natronoarchaeum mannanilyticum genomic region, the following are encoded:
- a CDS encoding ACP S-malonyltransferase, with product MNQNSCTTTLADTAFIFPGQGSQRPGMGKTFYEAWPEVRTAFDSLDGALDSDLHELCFRGGTEELTQPRNAQPALLAAGYATYAGITSRFTVEPTFVAGHSLGHFTAITAAGMTSPTSVVDVVRRRGKCMERAEREAGPGTMLAVLLADPETVTDVCRDRDDVSVALYNGPKQTVISGSTGGVEEVRATLSNATTARFRELQVGSAFHSPIMEPAVGPLERVFEDIPLAEATIPIASDVSGRVYTDPAIARRDLTDQITSSVDWIGAIEELRRRGVTRYVEFPPAGILTALVERIHPDAECYTLETPADARTVVA from the coding sequence ATGAACCAGAACAGTTGCACCACGACGCTCGCAGACACGGCATTCATCTTCCCCGGTCAGGGGAGTCAACGCCCCGGGATGGGAAAGACCTTCTACGAGGCGTGGCCGGAGGTCCGAACGGCGTTCGACAGTCTCGACGGTGCACTCGATAGTGACTTGCACGAACTCTGTTTCCGGGGTGGAACGGAAGAACTCACGCAACCACGCAATGCCCAACCGGCGCTACTGGCCGCCGGATACGCGACGTACGCCGGTATCACGTCACGATTTACTGTCGAGCCCACTTTCGTCGCCGGTCACAGCTTGGGGCATTTCACCGCCATAACGGCCGCCGGCATGACGTCACCGACTTCTGTGGTCGATGTTGTTCGGCGACGGGGGAAATGTATGGAACGGGCCGAACGAGAGGCTGGACCGGGGACGATGCTGGCAGTGTTGCTCGCTGATCCAGAGACGGTTACCGACGTCTGTCGGGACCGTGATGACGTGAGTGTGGCGCTGTACAACGGGCCCAAACAGACCGTGATTAGCGGGTCGACCGGGGGCGTCGAGGAGGTTCGAGCGACCCTCTCTAACGCTACGACAGCCCGGTTCCGCGAACTTCAAGTCGGTTCGGCATTTCACTCCCCGATCATGGAACCCGCTGTTGGCCCTCTCGAGAGGGTTTTCGAGGATATCCCACTGGCGGAGGCAACGATACCGATCGCCTCGGACGTTTCCGGGCGAGTCTACACCGATCCGGCGATCGCCCGACGGGATCTTACCGACCAGATCACGTCGTCCGTCGACTGGATCGGCGCTATCGAGGAGTTACGTCGGCGCGGCGTCACCCGCTACGTCGAGTTTCCGCCAGCCGGCATCCTGACAGCCCTCGTCGAGCGTATCCACCCGGACGCTGAGTGCTACACGCTCGAGACGCCTGCCGATGCGCGGACGGTGGTTGCGTGA
- a CDS encoding 3-oxoacyl-ACP reductase FabG — MVDFQDDVAVVTGGTRGIGRAVATRLADGGATVIVTYHDDEEAAERTADLLAAYPTDTRVEQCDVTDFDEVAAVFETISDRYGSPTILINNAGTMENGLLVRMTPEQWQHVLDTNLSGAFYCTREAARLMLRNRGGRIVNVASVAAQRGWPGQVNYAASKAGLIGLTRAAARELGEKGIRVNAVAPGYTDTNLIENTTSYEDEVADRTASGRLATPDEIADVIAFLASDAASYVNGEVLRVDDGLLG; from the coding sequence ATGGTCGACTTTCAGGACGACGTCGCCGTCGTTACCGGCGGCACGCGGGGGATCGGTCGTGCGGTAGCGACGCGTCTCGCTGATGGCGGTGCAACAGTGATCGTTACCTATCACGACGACGAGGAAGCGGCCGAACGGACAGCCGACCTGCTAGCAGCATATCCGACCGACACCAGGGTCGAGCAGTGCGACGTGACCGACTTCGACGAGGTGGCAGCGGTATTCGAGACGATCTCAGACCGGTACGGCTCGCCGACGATTCTGATAAACAACGCGGGGACGATGGAGAACGGGCTACTCGTTCGCATGACGCCTGAACAGTGGCAACATGTTCTCGACACCAATCTGTCCGGTGCGTTTTATTGTACGCGTGAGGCGGCTCGACTGATGCTCCGAAACCGCGGTGGCCGGATCGTGAACGTCGCGAGCGTCGCGGCACAGCGCGGCTGGCCGGGACAGGTAAACTACGCTGCGAGCAAGGCCGGACTGATCGGACTGACCCGCGCGGCGGCGCGAGAGCTGGGCGAGAAAGGCATTCGCGTCAACGCCGTTGCGCCAGGATACACTGACACGAATCTTATCGAAAATACGACCAGCTACGAGGACGAGGTAGCGGACCGCACGGCAAGCGGACGACTGGCAACGCCGGACGAGATTGCCGATGTGATCGCATTTCTGGCGAGCGACGCTGCATCATACGTGAACGGTGAGGTTCTGCGCGTCGATGATGGGCTCTTAGGTTAA